In a single window of the Harpia harpyja isolate bHarHar1 chromosome 3, bHarHar1 primary haplotype, whole genome shotgun sequence genome:
- the CNIH1 gene encoding protein cornichon homolog 1 gives MIAPGIPRAAPGPPGPAAMAFTFAAFCYMLALLLTAALIFFAIWHIIAFDELKTDYKNPIDQCNTLNPLVLPEYLIHAFFCVMFLCAAEWLTLGLNMPLLAYHIWRYMSRPVMSGPGLYDPTTIMNADILAYCQKEGWCKLAFYLLSFFYYLYGMIYVLVSS, from the exons ATGATCGCGCCCGGCATCCCCCGCGCCGCTcccggcccgcccggccccgccgccatgGCCTTCACGTTCGCCGCCTTCTGTTACATGTTGGCGCTGCTGCTCACCGCCGCCCTCATCTTCTTCGCCATCTGGCAT attatAGCATTTGATGAGTTGAAGACCGATTACAAGAATCCCATAGACCAGTGTAATACACTCAATCCT cttgtaCTTCCAGAGTACCTCATCCATGCATTCTTCTGTGTTATGTTTCTCTGTGCAGCAGAGTGGCTTACACTGGGTCTCAATATGCCTTTGTTGGCTTATCATATTTGGAG GTACATGAGTAGACCTGTGATGAGTGGCCCTGGTCTGTATGATCCTACAACCATCATGAATGCAGATATTTTAGCCTATTGCCAGAAAGAGGGATGGTGCAAATTAGCATTCTACCTTCTATCATTTTTTTACTACCTATATGG catgATTTATGTTCTGGTGAGCTCTTAA